In Gopherus flavomarginatus isolate rGopFla2 chromosome 1, rGopFla2.mat.asm, whole genome shotgun sequence, a single genomic region encodes these proteins:
- the CHAF1B gene encoding chromatin assembly factor 1 subunit B yields the protein MKVITCEIAWHNKEPVYSLDFQHGTDGKINRLASAGVDTAVRIWKVEKGPDGKAIVEFLSNLVRHTKAVNVVRFSPSGEILASGGDDAVILLWKLNDNKEPEPIAFQDEDEAQLNKENWTVIKTLRGHIEDVYDICWTPDGNCMASASVDNTAIMWDVNRGQKVSIFNEHKSYVQGITWDPVGQYIATLSCDRVLRVYSTQTKRVAFNVTKMPSGAEGEVRSYRMFHDDSMKSFFRRLSFTPDGSLLLTPAGCVESGENVTNTTYVFSRKNLKRPIAHLPCPGKATLAVRCCPVYFELRPARKKDEASQKSIPALINLPYRLVFAVASEDSVLFYDTQQSFPFGYVSNIHYHTLSDISWSSDGSFLAISSTDGYCSFVTFEEYELGVPLKEKPVVCVTTASATEKKMKKNQSHKVVSPVPRPVDGTPPNRTMDPSNLTLQPKTPTAVMTNKDSPSTPIGIKNIPASSSEERRPVQPASQSAKVNQPRRITLNALQGWSKTPRRINLIPLKTDSPNSAHTNLVSTPSSSETIQHEIPSPSDDPVHNPPASKRPRTDETPVSASPEDQTCCSSNN from the exons ATGAAGGTCATCACTTGTGAAATAGCATGGCACAACAAAGAGCCGGTATATAGCTTAGACTTCCAACATGGAACTGATGGGAAAATCAATCGACTGGCCTCAGCAGGAGTAGACACTGCTGTTCGT ATCTGGAAAGTGGAAAAAGGACCAGATGGGAAAGCAATTGTGGAATTCTTGTCCAATCTAGTTCGCCATACCAAAGCAGTGAATGTTGTGCGTTTCTCTCCCAGTGGTGAGATTTTAGCATCAGGAGGAGATG ATGCTGTGATTTTATTGTGGAAATTGAATGATAACAAAGAACCAGAACCAATAGCATTTCAAGATGAAGATGAAGCTCAGCTGAACAAAGAGAATTGGACAGTAATTAAAACTTTAAG AGGCCACATAGAAGATGTGTATGATATTTGCTGGACCCCTGATGGAAACTGCATGGCATCTGCATCAGTAGATAACACAGCTATAATGTGGGATGTCAATAGAG GgcaaaaagtttcaatttttaaTGAACACAAGAGTTATGTACAAGGAATAACATGGGATCCGGTTGGCCAGTACATCGCAACTCTTAGCTGTGATAG GGTGCTGCGGGTGTACAGTACACAGACTAAGCGTGTAGCATTCAATGTTACCAAGATGCCATCAGGCGCTGAAGGcgag GTGAGAAGCTATCGGATGTTTCATGATGACAGCATGAAATCATTCTTCCGCAGGCTTAGTTTTACTCCTGACGGCTCTTTGCTTCTCACTCCAG ctGGCTGTGTTGAATCAGGAGAGAATGTAACCAATACTACGTATGTTTTTTCGAGAAAAAATCTTAAAAG GCCCATAGCTCACCTGCCCTGTCCTGGAAAGGCAACTCTAGCTGTTCGCTGCTGTCCAGTCTACTTTGAGTTGAGACCAGCACGTAAGAAAG ATGAAGCTTCACAGAAGTCCATCCCTGCTCTAATAAATCTGCCCTATCGGTTGGtgtttgctgttgcttcagaagaTTCTGTGCTTTTCTATGATACACAGCAGTCCTTTCCTTTTGGTTATGTATCCAATATACATTATCATACTCTGAGTGACATTTCATG gTCCAGTGATGGATCCTTTCTTGCTATTTCTTCCACGGATGGGTACTGCTCTTTTGTGACATTTGAGGAGTATGAGCTTGGAGTACCATTGAAAGAGAAACCAGTGGTGTGTGTTACAACTGCTAGTGcaacagagaagaaaatgaaaaagaatcaGTCACACAAGGTTGTCTCCCCAGTCCCCAGGCCAGTTGATGGAACCCCTCCGAACAGGACCATGGATCCAAGTAATCTCACTCTCCAGCCTAAAACACCAACAGCTGTAATGACCAACAAGGATTCTCCCTCAACACCCATTGGCATCAAAAATATTCCAGCTTCATCttcagaggagaggagacccgtgcagccagccagccagagtgCTAAAGTAAACCAACCCAGGAGGATTACTCTAAATGCTTTACAAGGTTGGAGTAAGACGCCAAG GAGAATAAACTTGATTCCTCTGAAGACAGACTCACCAAACTCAGCACACACAAATCTAGTGTCCACACCTTCCTCCTCAGAAACAATTCAACATG AGATACCTTCTCCCTCTGATGATCCTGTGCACAATCCTCCAGCATCTAAACGTCCCAGAACTGATGAAACTCCTGTCTCTGCATCTCCTGAAGACCAAACCTGCTGTAGTTCAAACAACTAA